The following proteins are co-located in the Sporosarcina pasteurii genome:
- a CDS encoding four-helix bundle copper-binding protein encodes MNTKYEECLKALLECLEACNVCFDACLKEEDMEMMADSIRLDRECADICAFTAQAITRNSTFTKQILELCAEVCERCAGECEKHNHDHCQSCAEACRKCAGVCRKMAA; translated from the coding sequence ATGAATACTAAATACGAAGAATGTCTAAAGGCATTGTTAGAATGTTTGGAGGCATGTAATGTCTGTTTTGATGCGTGCTTGAAAGAGGAAGATATGGAGATGATGGCTGATAGTATCCGTTTGGACCGCGAATGTGCAGATATATGTGCGTTTACTGCACAAGCCATTACACGAAATAGCACTTTTACCAAGCAAATTTTAGAACTTTGTGCAGAAGTTTGTGAACGCTGCGCGGGGGAGTGCGAAAAGCATAATCACGACCATTGCCAAAGCTGTGCTGAAGCGTGCCGAAAGTGTGCAGGGGTGTGCAGGAAAATGGCAGCTTAA
- a CDS encoding multicopper oxidase domain-containing protein encodes MGIKIRITALAISILIISGCSNNSSQPDVEMEHSDMNQHMEEMHDMMEGHMSHDEVVPLNDSTGENELKIPAMLEPDNEEGIVYTVKAQKGQTEIFNGIETNTYGYNGSFLGPMLHFEKGDKVKIRTINELDEETTFHWHGLEVSGEADGGPHDALQPGEEKVIEFEVTQEASTLWFHPHPHGKTAEQVYNGLAGLIYIEDDNSKSLGLPNDYGKNDIPLIFQDRIFDDKHELNYNAAMNDDGTVGETLLINGTLNPKLTVNQEKVRLRLLNGSNARNYTFKLNTGDSFVQIATDGGFLNAPVTLNEVTLTPSERAEIIIDFSQFNAENDLALINEDGYVLLPFEISDQNGVNSEIPGELNDFTLTEEEKNLPVTKKVELFGMMDMVEINGKKFDPERIDFTQQQGVTEVWEIYNKPDMMGGMIHPFHVHGAQFKIISRDGEAPPQNERGWKDSFSIKPDETVKIAIQFKHKGVYMFHCHILEHEDNGMMGQVKVE; translated from the coding sequence ATGGGGATTAAAATCAGGATTACCGCATTGGCGATAAGTATATTGATTATCAGCGGTTGCAGTAATAATAGTTCACAACCTGACGTGGAAATGGAACATTCGGATATGAATCAACATATGGAAGAAATGCATGACATGATGGAAGGTCATATGAGCCATGATGAGGTGGTGCCTTTAAACGACTCAACAGGAGAAAATGAATTGAAAATCCCAGCGATGCTTGAACCGGATAATGAAGAGGGAATTGTATATACAGTTAAAGCACAAAAAGGGCAAACTGAAATATTCAATGGTATTGAAACAAATACATATGGATACAATGGTTCGTTTTTAGGACCGATGCTTCATTTTGAAAAAGGCGACAAAGTTAAAATTAGAACGATAAATGAATTGGATGAGGAGACAACCTTTCATTGGCATGGACTAGAAGTATCAGGGGAGGCAGATGGTGGACCGCATGATGCCCTTCAGCCTGGAGAAGAAAAAGTGATTGAATTTGAAGTGACGCAAGAGGCATCAACATTGTGGTTCCATCCACATCCTCACGGCAAAACTGCCGAGCAAGTATATAATGGACTTGCAGGGTTAATTTATATTGAGGACGATAATTCCAAAAGCCTAGGATTGCCAAATGATTACGGAAAGAATGACATTCCTTTGATTTTTCAGGATAGAATCTTTGATGATAAGCATGAGTTGAATTACAATGCCGCAATGAATGATGACGGGACAGTCGGTGAGACATTATTGATTAATGGAACGCTCAATCCTAAGTTGACTGTAAACCAAGAGAAAGTACGTCTTCGTTTATTAAATGGATCGAATGCGAGAAATTATACATTTAAATTGAATACGGGGGATTCTTTTGTTCAAATCGCCACGGATGGAGGCTTCTTGAATGCACCAGTTACTTTGAATGAAGTTACACTGACGCCTTCAGAAAGAGCAGAAATCATCATTGATTTTTCACAGTTTAATGCGGAAAATGACTTGGCGTTAATTAATGAAGATGGGTATGTCCTTTTACCATTTGAGATTTCTGATCAAAACGGAGTAAATAGTGAGATTCCTGGAGAATTGAATGATTTTACATTGACAGAAGAAGAGAAGAATTTGCCAGTTACAAAGAAAGTCGAACTCTTTGGAATGATGGATATGGTAGAGATAAATGGGAAGAAATTTGATCCGGAAAGAATTGACTTTACACAACAACAAGGCGTTACCGAAGTATGGGAAATTTACAATAAACCGGATATGATGGGCGGCATGATTCATCCATTCCACGTTCATGGGGCACAATTTAAAATCATTTCAAGGGATGGAGAAGCACCACCGCAAAATGAACGTGGATGGAAGGACAGTTTCTCCATAAAGCCAGACGAAACAGTTAAAATAGCGATACAATTTAAGCATAAGGGCGTGTATATGTTCCACTGTCATATTCTTGAACATGAGGACAATGGCATGATGGGGCAGGTGAAAGTGGAATAA